The genomic window AGCTGATGGGCACGTAGATACCACCGGCGGCCTGCCCGTGCAGGACGATCATGGTGAGCGCGAAGCTCAGGATGAAAGAGGCATAGAGCAGGCGCCGCGCGCGCTGGTCGGTCTCGATCCCGCGCCGCCGCAGGAACATGAGGGCGATGCCGTAGTTCTGGAGCGTGTAGTGCCAGGGGCTCCAGCAAAGATAGGTCGTGAGCAGCAGCGAGCCCACGTATTGCTGATACAGCCCCAGGGCGAAGATGCCCCAGACGATGAGCCCCGACCAGATCGTCCAGCGCCTGTACCGGGCGCGCGCCTGCGGGTGCTCGATCACGCGAAGGAGCGTCGCGCCGTAGTGGGGCACGCCGGTGAGCAGGATGACGGCGGCGGCAAGCCAGGTCGAGCCGCTCAGCATCGCGTCGGCGGAGATGAGACTCAGGTAGGCGAAAATGCCCGCATAGAGCAGCCCGCAACCAAGCAGCAGATCGGATGCCGGTCCCTGCAGCCAGGGACTTAGCGTTTGTTCCTTCGCGCGCGCCATGTGGGGGGAGCATAGCGCATGGCAATTTCAGAGTGCATTCGAAGCGGCACTTCGTATAGAATTTCCGATATGAAATACCGTTATCTCTTGCTCGGCGTCGTCTGTCTGCTGCTGGCGGGTGTGCGCTCCACATTTGCGGCACCGGCCGACCAGGCGGAGGGCTGTCTTTGCGCCACAGGACTGCTTTCGTTTGAGCTCCATGCGCCTGCGGGTTGGGTTCTCGATTCTACCTCGGGCCGGTCCAATGGCCTCGCCGTGGTCCTCTATCCCGCGGGTTCTAGTTGGTCGAACTCAAACGTGATGATGTACATCAACCGGGGCATCGCATCGCCCGACGCCAAAGACCGGGTGGCGGATGTGATGGCCGTCGATCTCAAGCGTTTCCAGGAAAACTCACCGAGCATTGTTTCCAGGGATATGGCGCCCGCGAAAACTGCAGGCGGGCGCAAAGTTCTGATCCGCCGGTTCTCCGGTGACAAGTGGGGAAACAATGAACTGGTTGGATACGTGGATACGCCAGGCGGCGTAGGGATCATTGTGCTCTCAAGCCGGAGCATCGAGGATTTTGAGAAATCAATCGATGCGTTCAGGGCATTGCTTGCAGATTTTCGTTATGTGCCGCTCGAAGAGCGAATGAAAAGAGCCATGACAAGAGCGGACGAAGACGCGAAGCGCAAGGGTGCGGACGCTTACGAGGCGCAGGCAATGCAACAAGTTGGTCCGTATCTCGCGCAAACGGTCGCGCAGTGCACCGGCAATGCCGCCAAACCGACTTCGAATATCAACGTCGTCATGGGAATTGACGGCAAGGGCGTGGTGTCGGACATCTTCTGGCGGGATGGTGAACCGCTCGACGATTGCGTCGGTTCGGCCTTGACGCAATATCGAAACCTGCCCGCCCCGCCTTTTTCACCGTATTACTGGCACATCGAGATCGAGATAGCCGAATAAGTCCCAATCCCTCAATGACAGGCCGGCGCGATCCCCCGGCGCTCGAAGTAGCGCTGGTGGTATTCCTCGGCCCGCCAGAAGGTGGGGGCTTTCTCGATCTGCGTGACGATGGGGCGGCCGAGTTTGCCCGACGCGTCGAGGGCTTCTTTGGATACCCGGGCGGCGGCTTCCTGCTCGGGGCTGTAGCAGAAGATCGCCGAGCGGTACTGGGTGCCGATGTCGGGGCCCTGGCGGTTGGGGGTGGTGGGGTCGTGCATGTTCCAGAAGGCATCAAGGAGTTTCTCGTAGCTGACCTGTTCGGGGTCGTAGTCGACCTCGACCACTTCGGCGTGGCCGGTGCGGCCGCTGCAGACCTGCTCGTAGGTGGGGCTGGTGGTGGTGCCGCCCGCGTAGCCGCAGGCGGCGTCTTCTACCCCGGGAATCCTGCGAAAAGCCGACTCGACGCCCCAGAAACAACCCGCTCCGAACATTGCCTTGGCCATGGCGAAACCTCCAACTGTGCTCTCGATTCTATCGATGCAGGGGGCCCTTGGCCAGATTCAGCAATTTACGCAGGGGCAGCAGGGCGGCTATGAAGGAGGGCACACGCAGGGGGAGCAGACCATGTCCGAAATTTCCCGCGAGCAGCGCGCGCTCATCAAGTCCGAGATCGAGGACCTCATCACCGAGTACGGCTTTCGTTTCGACCACGGGATGGCCGACCAGATGGCCGAGCTCTTTACCGAGAACGCCCACTTTCGCGGCGTGGCCGGTGAGGCCCGCGGCACCGCCGAGCTGCAGAAGATCTTTACCGAGCAGGCTGAGCGCGTGGGCGTCTCGCGCCACAGCACGTCCAATCTGAAACTGGAAATCCAGGACGAGAACCACGCCGTGGGAACGGTGGCGGTGACGAGCTACGTGCACCTGGGAGAGGGACGCGGCAAGCCGCGCCCGCACATGGTGGGAGACTTCGTGGACAAGTACGAGCGCGGCGCCGACGGGGAGTGGCGCTTTGCCGAGCGTCACATCGTCATCGCGTTTTCGGTTTATTGAGGCGTTTCGTCCTGAGCCTGTCGAAGGATTGAACGGGCCGCAGCGGGTTCGATCTACCGCAAAAACACCATCCGCACTGCATCCAGCCGGGGTTCGGCGTCCTTGAGCACGGCGAGCGTGGCGCGCATCTTTTCCTTGTGCGCCACAATCTCGGCCTCGGGCATCATCGGGTTGACGCGGTGGAGCTCTACGAGGCGGTCCTGCTCTTCTTCCATGCGCGCCTTGGCTTCCTTGAGGGCCTTCTTGATGGCCGGCTGCGCGAGCCTGGCGACGTGGTCGTGGGCCTTCTCAATGAGCGGCGGCAGGAACTCCTGCAGCGCTTCGAGCTGCGAGGCCACTTCGTGCTCGGGCATGGCCGAGAGGCTCTTGCGCTTGATCTCTTCCTCGTCGCTGATGAGGTTGCCCTGGTGGTCGAGCACCACCTCGATGGGCTGCACCGGCAGGTAACGCTCGGCCTCGAGCGCCGGCGGGGCGGTGGGTTCGAGAATGTAGAGTAGCTGCAGGCGCATGCCCGACTTCTGGGGCGAGCCCACCCACTGGGCGATGCTGGCGCGGCCTTCGTTGCGATCGAGCAGGTAACTCATGGCCTCTTCGACCATGGGGTTGTCGGTGGTGAGGAAGGCCAGCTCCTCGCGGCGCAGCGCCACTTCGCGCTTGTAGGTGGCCAGGCGCTTCGAGTGCGGCGGCAGGTCGGGCAGGGAGTCCACATAGGACTGCGCCGTGGTGCGAAGGCGCACGACATCCGCGTCGTGGCGCTCGTGACCGATGCCGAAGTGATCGAGCAGCGCCTCGAAGTAATCCTTGAGGCGCGGGTCGGCGTCGAGCTCGGCGATCTCGCCGGCGAGCCGGTTGCCCTCATCCTCGTCGAAGGAGTTGAGGTCGACCAGCGTGTCGACGCTCTCGCGTTCCTGTTCGAGCACCTCGGCGGCCATTTTCTTCGTCTTCTCAATGAGCTTTTTGAGCTGCGCGTTGCGCCCCTCGTAAGTCTTGGCGCCGGGAATGTAGTGCCGGCAGCAGGCGATGATGTCGTCCTGCAGGGCGTCGAGCAGCGGCGTGCCGCCGTTCCAGGCGCGGGTGAAGCTTTCGAGGCCCTCGGCATACCAGGAAAAGAGCACTTCCTCGGGCGTGCCCTCGACATAGGGGACGTAGATCTCGATCTCGTGTTCCTGCCCGATGCGGTCGAGGCGTCCGATGCGCTGCTCGAGCAGGTCGGGGTGGGGCGGCAGATCGAAAATGATGAGCTTGTGGGCGAACTGGAAGTTGCGTCCCTCGCCGCCGATTTCCGAGCACAGCAGGATCTGCGGGCCCTCGGGATCGGCAAACCACGCGGCCTGGCGGTCGCGCTCGATGATCTCCATCTCTTCGTGGAAACAGGCGCGCTTCATGCCGGTCTTCTTGTGGAGCCAGCGATCAAGCGCCCGCACCACTTCGGGGGCGGTGCAGATGAGCAGCACTTTCTCGTCGCCCAGGTTTTCCAGGAACTCGCGCAGCCATTTGC from Chrysiogenia bacterium includes these protein-coding regions:
- the msrA gene encoding peptide-methionine (S)-S-oxide reductase MsrA, whose product is MAKAMFGAGCFWGVESAFRRIPGVEDAACGYAGGTTTSPTYEQVCSGRTGHAEVVEVDYDPEQVSYEKLLDAFWNMHDPTTPNRQGPDIGTQYRSAIFCYSPEQEAAARVSKEALDASGKLGRPIVTQIEKAPTFWRAEEYHQRYFERRGIAPACH
- a CDS encoding nuclear transport factor 2 family protein; the protein is MSEISREQRALIKSEIEDLITEYGFRFDHGMADQMAELFTENAHFRGVAGEARGTAELQKIFTEQAERVGVSRHSTSNLKLEIQDENHAVGTVAVTSYVHLGEGRGKPRPHMVGDFVDKYERGADGEWRFAERHIVIAFSVY
- the rapA gene encoding RNA polymerase-associated protein RapA, producing ICSFEFLLGNPDRLSEATAEQWDLLIIDEAHHLGWDVEEPDAEWVAAKLLSDHSRGLLLLTATPRQQGLETQFGLLHMVDPDRFDNFEEYREQAGHMKESAQLARQIHEGKATKKVLDELAALFPEDEDLLKSIEKVRKGKGKEAPHLLRSLIDRHGTGRVLIRNRRERLQGFPERKLIASPMKATKEWIEELKSFDAEEIDELTMLYLATGRPPHTLASRGKWLREFLENLGDEKVLLICTAPEVVRALDRWLHKKTGMKRACFHEEMEIIERDRQAAWFADPEGPQILLCSEIGGEGRNFQFAHKLIIFDLPPHPDLLEQRIGRLDRIGQEHEIEIYVPYVEGTPEEVLFSWYAEGLESFTRAWNGGTPLLDALQDDIIACCRHYIPGAKTYEGRNAQLKKLIEKTKKMAAEVLEQERESVDTLVDLNSFDEDEGNRLAGEIAELDADPRLKDYFEALLDHFGIGHERHDADVVRLRTTAQSYVDSLPDLPPHSKRLATYKREVALRREELAFLTTDNPMVEEAMSYLLDRNEGRASIAQWVGSPQKSGMRLQLLYILEPTAPPALEAERYLPVQPIEVVLDHQGNLISDEEEIKRKSLSAMPEHEVASQLEALQEFLPPLIEKAHDHVARLAQPAIKKALKEAKARMEEEQDRLVELHRVNPMMPEAEIVAHKEKMRATLAVLKDAEPRLDAVRMVFLR